From Mobula hypostoma chromosome 8, sMobHyp1.1, whole genome shotgun sequence, the proteins below share one genomic window:
- the mrps24 gene encoding small ribosomal subunit protein uS3m isoform X1: MAAPVAARSCSATVNVVSLWQYIWKRNIQTTASCLKNRAARIRVAKGDKPVTYEQAYPPHYIAHRKGWLSQHTSNLDGEEGAADRTIEDVFIRKFIYGTFHRCLANEIVLKRRANTIVICAVFIQKLPPQKFYFLIGYTETLLSYLYKCPVKMEVQTVDKKVVYKYI; the protein is encoded by the exons GTTGTGTCACTTTGGCAATACATTTGGAAGAGAAATATTCAGACAACAGCATCATGTTTAAAG AACCGAGCAGCCCGCATTCGAGTTGCCAAAGGTGATAAACCAGTTACCTACGAGCAGGCGTATCCACCTCACTACATCGCTCACAGGAAAGGctggctgtcccagcacacaa GCAATCTGGATGGTGAAGAGGGAGCTGCAGATCGCACAATCGAAGATGTTTTCATCCGCAAGTTTATTTATGGCACATTTCATAGATGTCTCGCCAATGAGATTGTATTGAAGAGAAGAGCAAATACCATTGTTATCTGTGCCGTCTTCATTCAGAAACTTCCTCCACAGAAGTTTTATTTTCTAATAGGCTATACAGAGACACTACTCTCCTACCTGTATAAATGTCCAGTCAAGATGGAAGTGCAGACAGTGGATAAGAAAGTCGTGTATAAGTATATCTGA
- the mrps24 gene encoding small ribosomal subunit protein uS3m isoform X2, whose amino-acid sequence MAAPVAARSCSATVVSLWQYIWKRNIQTTASCLKNRAARIRVAKGDKPVTYEQAYPPHYIAHRKGWLSQHTSNLDGEEGAADRTIEDVFIRKFIYGTFHRCLANEIVLKRRANTIVICAVFIQKLPPQKFYFLIGYTETLLSYLYKCPVKMEVQTVDKKVVYKYI is encoded by the exons GTTGTGTCACTTTGGCAATACATTTGGAAGAGAAATATTCAGACAACAGCATCATGTTTAAAG AACCGAGCAGCCCGCATTCGAGTTGCCAAAGGTGATAAACCAGTTACCTACGAGCAGGCGTATCCACCTCACTACATCGCTCACAGGAAAGGctggctgtcccagcacacaa GCAATCTGGATGGTGAAGAGGGAGCTGCAGATCGCACAATCGAAGATGTTTTCATCCGCAAGTTTATTTATGGCACATTTCATAGATGTCTCGCCAATGAGATTGTATTGAAGAGAAGAGCAAATACCATTGTTATCTGTGCCGTCTTCATTCAGAAACTTCCTCCACAGAAGTTTTATTTTCTAATAGGCTATACAGAGACACTACTCTCCTACCTGTATAAATGTCCAGTCAAGATGGAAGTGCAGACAGTGGATAAGAAAGTCGTGTATAAGTATATCTGA